From Spirochaetota bacterium:
CGCAGCCCCCTGATGTCGCTGGTCGCCTTTCCCTCTTCGAGTTTTTTATCCTTCATGTCGCTCATCGAATTCTCCTATCGAATGAATTTCTCGACGATCTTGAGGAGCTCGGCGGGCTGGAAGGGTTTTATTATCCATCCGGAAGCGCCGGCCTCCCTGCCCGCGTTCACCTTTTCGTTCTCGGACTCGGTGGTGAGCACCAGGACCGGGGTGAACCTGTCGATCTTGCGGAATTTCCTTATAAACGTTATGCCGTCCATAACCGGCATATTGATGTCGCAGATGCAGAGCGCGATGTCGTCTCCCGCCTTCCTGATCCCTGCGATCTTGTCGAGCGCGTCCTGCCCGTTCTCCGCCTGCTGAATCTGGTAGCCCATTTTTTTGATGGTATACTCCACGCTCACCCGGATGGTCGGCGAATCGTCTACGACCAGTATATGTTTCATACCAGCCTCCTTATCCCTGATTCTCAGCGCGACAACCCGCAGATCGAAAGCTGATGACGCACCGTTTCCGAAACGCCGCGTATGCGAAGCGACTTCGACTTTGCGCGCGCCTCCTTCCCAGCCGCGATCAGCACCTGCGCTATCGACAGGTCGACCCGCCGCGCCTCCGAAAAATCTATGACTATATCGGAATCGTCCCTGAACGCGTTCAGCAGCGCCCGGTGGAATGATTTGACGCTTCTGACGCCAGAATCTTCCCGCAATTTAATCATCGTCATACGCAACACCCCTTATCTGGATATCTCCTCGATCAGGCCGTGGATATCGATTATAAGCGCCACCCGGCCGTCCCCGAGGATAGCGGCGCCCGTCAACGCGCGCGTCTTCGTTATGTAATTCTCGAGGCTCTTTATAACGATCTGCTGCTGCCCCAGAAGCTCGTCGATCATCATCCCCGCGCGCGAACCGCCCGCCTCGACGATCACCACCAGCGACTCCCACGGGTTCTCGAATTCCGGTTTTATTCCGAAGAGCCGATACAGCCGCACCAGCGATACGAACTCGCTGCGCACCTGTACAACCTCGCCCTTCTCCTTGACCGTGCGTATATCTTCTTTCCGCGGCTGAAGAGATTCCACGATCGATAGCAGTGGAACGATGTAGATGTTCCCGCCGATGCGCACCATCATGCCCTCGATGATTGCGAGGGTAAGCGGCAGCTTGATCCTGAAGGTCGACCCCTTTCCCGGCCTCGTTTCGATCTCGACGCTTCCGCGCAGTGATTCGATGTTGTTTTTGACCACGTCCATGCCGACGCCCCGACCCGAAAGATCGCCCACCTTCCGGGCGGTGGAAAATCCGGGAAGGAAGAGGAACGAAAGGAGCTTTGCCTCGCCGGCCTCTTCGCCCGGCCGGAGCAGTCCCGTTTCCTCGGCCTTCGCCCGGAGCCCTCCCCGGTCGACGCCACGGCCATCGTCGATGACTTCTATGAATACGTTGCCTTCCTGATGATACGCCCTCAGGGTGATCGTACCCGTACGCGCCTTTCCGGCGGCCTCGCGCTCATCGGCTGGCTCGATGCCGTGGTCGATCGCGTTTCGTATCATATGCTTGAGCGGATCGTCCATTCGCTCTATGACGGTCTTGTCGAGTTCGGTTTCGCTGCCCTCTATCTCGAGCCGGATCTCCTTGCCCAGCGCGTGCGCGGTATCGCGGACGAAGCGCCGGAACTGCTCGAAGCTGGGCCCGATCGGGATCATGCGTATTGACATTATCTGTTCCTGGAACTCCCGGGTGGTCCGGTCCAGACCATACAGCGCGTTTTTCAATAAAAAGCCGTGTTTCTCGTCGAGCTCGTCGGCAATCCCGGCGATCGCCGACTGGCCGATCACGATCTCTCCCAGCAGGTTAAGCAGCCGGTCGAGCTTATCGGTATCGACACGGACGGTGCCGGTCTCGATCTTCTTTTTAATCTTATCCTGTTCGGCAAGAGCGAACTGCACTTCTCTCTCGGTGGCGTAACCCTTTGCTACGACGAGGTCGCCTATCCTGGTATTTTCGCCGTCCTGTGTTTTCAGCACGTCGTTCAACTCCACGCCGGTAAGAATTCCCTTCGCCACCAGGATCTCTCCGATGCGCTTCTCCCTGGTCTCCGCCTCGCCCATAACCGGGCTTACATACTGCCCGGTTATGTCCTCAACGATTATCGGATTGTCTCCCTGGACAAACATAAACACCTCGTCGATCTTCTGA
This genomic window contains:
- a CDS encoding STAS domain-containing protein, producing the protein MTMIKLREDSGVRSVKSFHRALLNAFRDDSDIVIDFSEARRVDLSIAQVLIAAGKEARAKSKSLRIRGVSETVRHQLSICGLSR
- a CDS encoding chemotaxis protein CheA, coding for MDDTEVLRDVFIREADDILSSLESGLVRLEDERDPELINGIFRYVHTLKGSSGIAGFKSVYVFTHRLENLLDMVRSGSLSVGREIIDLLLAGMDWIRASIEAGGENPHLDAGRDELLKKVEAIIGTVAAAGAARAPDAAKEKKPEEEEMDLGYRYFKISASFREDIFETGTDPLMIMEDLFSLGIVVERRIDRQRLPDIHILNPEKCYLGWNLVLKTKNPRQKIDEVFMFVQGDNPIIVEDITGQYVSPVMGEAETREKRIGEILVAKGILTGVELNDVLKTQDGENTRIGDLVVAKGYATEREVQFALAEQDKIKKKIETGTVRVDTDKLDRLLNLLGEIVIGQSAIAGIADELDEKHGFLLKNALYGLDRTTREFQEQIMSIRMIPIGPSFEQFRRFVRDTAHALGKEIRLEIEGSETELDKTVIERMDDPLKHMIRNAIDHGIEPADEREAAGKARTGTITLRAYHQEGNVFIEVIDDGRGVDRGGLRAKAEETGLLRPGEEAGEAKLLSFLFLPGFSTARKVGDLSGRGVGMDVVKNNIESLRGSVEIETRPGKGSTFRIKLPLTLAIIEGMMVRIGGNIYIVPLLSIVESLQPRKEDIRTVKEKGEVVQVRSEFVSLVRLYRLFGIKPEFENPWESLVVIVEAGGSRAGMMIDELLGQQQIVIKSLENYITKTRALTGAAILGDGRVALIIDIHGLIEEISR
- a CDS encoding response regulator translates to MKHILVVDDSPTIRVSVEYTIKKMGYQIQQAENGQDALDKIAGIRKAGDDIALCICDINMPVMDGITFIRKFRKIDRFTPVLVLTTESENEKVNAGREAGASGWIIKPFQPAELLKIVEKFIR